The following is a genomic window from Pedobacter sp. KBS0701.
GTCTATTGTGACCACTTGGTCTATATCACTGCACACCGCAACTACGCAGAAGAAGCATTTCACGAAGGCGCATCCGGATACCTGGTCAAACCCATCAACCATGAACGCCTGATCGAAAAGGTAGAACAGCTAAAGGAAACCCAGGAAAAAAACCGGCGGATAGAATATAGCGAAAAGAAGTTCGCCTTCATTACCGGAAAGACCAAGCATAGTTTTATCCAGGTGTTCTACAGCGAGATCATATACTTTGAGGCGCTGCTCAACCATATCAAGATCATTACCACCAGAAATACCGAGATCACCTATATAGGTCTTAAACAACTGGAAAGGGACCTGATGCGCCATCCGGACTTTATCAGGATCGGTAAATCGCACATGATCTCCATCAACTACCTGAAAAAAGTCGAAGGTAACATGGCCTTCATGAGCAACGGAGAATGTCTCTCAGTCGGGGAGAAATACCGGAACGCATTTACAGCAATCCTCCGGAAAGGCATGCTTAGCGGAGGTTAACGTTTGAAAAAACTGAATAAAGGAATAAAAGACCTCAGTGGCCTGGACGGCCTAAAGGCCGTTACCGGGCCAAACGGTTACGCCATAACCATCTCGCATAACGAAAACCTGTTATCCCTGCACGGACTGGAGCAGCTCGGCTCTTCTACCGAAGGGATACAGATCATGTATAATAAAAACCTGGCGGATTTCTGCCCGTTGAAACTATTAATGAGCAGCTATAAAAGTTACTTTTCGGCACTGGACAACAAAATCAAGATGGATCCGCAAATCCTGCAGAGCAGCTGCAAATAGGCATCTTAACGCATCCATGTAAAAAAAGTAACGTTGTTCGATCTTGTGGAGGATAATGTGCAGATTTCCATTCTTCCAGCAGCATCAACTCTGGGATCAAGCGGAACGATTTCGGCTCCCTTCCTAAACTCTGCGATGAAACCTCGGATATTATTATTTATATCTGGTTAATTGCACGACCTCATCTCGGCGTCCACCATTACTGGAAACGGTCAGCGGGTGCAACAGCGCTCATTTAAACAAAAGACAAAGCGGCTGACCCGCTCCCATTTTGCAATTAAGAGGCGCTTAGCACAGTCATTCAGCCAATATTATCTAAGGTTTAAAATCTGTTTCGCTTACGTCTGAATTGATCTTCAGCTCCACAACGTTCAGGGCCTGCAAACTGTTCTTGTTCCCTATTTTCATTTCGGATGCGAAGGTCAGGCCTGAATACTTTTGATAATTCAGGTAAATTGTTGTGGAAAAGCTGTTTTTGTTTACATCTTCAACCTTATCATCACGCTGCAGCAATTTGGTTTCCTTGTCAAAATACAACAGCTCAACCAACCCACTTTTCCGGGTTGCCTTAATTTTGTAACAGTCCTTTAGCCCCAGTTTTTCCTCATTCAGAAATTTAAGGGTCCAGAGTTCCGGCCTGATCCAGTCAAGTTCATTAAAAATATTTTTTCTATCAAACTTGTCTTTAAACTCAGCAAGATCGGCTTTTTTAACCGCACCATTAACGGTTTCAAAAGCCTTTTTCCCATCAAACCAGTTTTGAAATACAGTTCTGCCTTTGTATACAATCTTAAAACTACCCTTATTTGGCAACATTTCCCTTGTAATGTAATTGACCTCCCTACCCTCCGTTTCTGTCTTGATATCAGTGTACAATGTTGTAATACTACGGAGAAAGGTTTCTCCACCCATTGCCTCAATGCAATCTTTTACGATGACTGTGGGATCCGGCTTCGCGGCCTCCTGGGCCCGAAGCGTAACGCTGCCAAAAGCGGATAGCAACAGAATTGATATTATTTTGGGAAAGTTCATATTTTATTTTAAATATTAGGTATACTGATCGTACGGTTTTAATCTGGTTTTATCTCACGCAAAGCCTGCGACGGCTCGCTCCCTTCCGCACCCATCATTTTACCCGTCTTAAAGTCATACCCGAATTCATCATAATCCGCATTACCCTCTCCTTTTGGATTATCGCCATACTGATTGGGGCCAAAATCACCTGCAGCAAAAAACATCATCAGTCCGTAAAAAGGGACCAACTGCCACCAACCTGATCTACCCAGATCATGGCAGCGTTTTGCACCCTGAGAAATCAACAGATAAATAGGCAGAAGTAAAATAATCACGATCCAGCTGCCAACTGCCTTATTGTTCTCAAAAACCAGAACAAAAAAGTAGGTAATCATATAGAGAATCTGGGTTAAGGCAAATTCCGTACGACGGATCCTGCCATAAAAAGAAAGGGGGGCTTTGAACATTAGAGAGGTATTTATTTAGCTATTGGTTTGATGCGGACTAAAATACTGATTATTTGATCTGATCTCAAATATTTTTTTCACCTGATGGCCGGAGGCTGCCCCTGGTTGAAACCTGCTGACTACAAAAAATATCAAAACGAAGAACTTTTTCTCTGCCTGTTTCCTTTTAACGGCTTATCAGGATGTTTCCCTGTCTGTAATTCTGACCAAAGGTAGCATGGTGGCAAAGGTCCGGGATTTAAAATTCACAAGGCTTGAAAAATAGGTTTCCAGTAGGCTCAAGTTTAAAGACAAAAAGCTTTATGGACCAATCAAATACTAACCAACTGCTCCCGATCACCATCGTCAACATCAAACTCCTCATTCTTTACCTTATCTTCTTCCGACAACGCCCTACCTTCCGCCCTCGCCAAAATCTTCCCACACTCTTCCTCCAACAAAGCCGCAACCTCATTTTTAATCATCATATAATTTTCCACGATATCCCCATAACTCACCTCCCTCGGCCTTGGAATCGGCAAATAACCTTCCATCTCCTCCGCAATCGCCTGATGGTCATTCTGTATTTCACAATGAAACATTTTCAGTTTAATCTTCTCCTCCGGATTATCCGCCACAATGCCCACAAACTCCCCCGATGACAAAGAAGCGATCTTAGAAGCCGGCACCGCATAATCCATCTGCGTAGACCTCGAAATCGAAATATCAGAACTGTTGATACTTTTGCTTTCCTTATCCTGTACGATCTTTCCAAAATTCTCAGACAGTTTTTTCGCTGTATCCCCACTCACCTGCCCACTGATAATATTGCCTACAATGTTCGTGATGACATCCGCCTGCTCCTGCCCGTAATCCTTCCTCAACTGCGAAAAATCCTGCAATCCTAAGGTAGTTGCACATTTATATCCTCTCGCTACCGCAATATGACTGTCCATTCCCCCCACAAAAATCGAAGAATACTCATCGAAAACAATGCTACTTTTCAGCATCCCCTTTTTGTTCACCAGCTTTAACATCCGGTTCACATAAAGCGAAAGCACCGCCCCATAGGTCTGCACCTTCTGCGGATTATTGCCCATACAGACAATCTTCGGCTCCAGAGGGTTATTGATATCCAAGGTGAAATCATTACCACTCAATACATAATACAACTGTGGTGAAGACAGCCTGGCCAGGCCAATCTTGGCCGAAGCGATCTGGCCCTCCAGTTGTGGCATCGCCTTGCGCTGCAAAGCAGAAATAAATGGATTGATCAATACCCTGATCTCCGGCTCTTCCTGCAACACCGCAAATAACCTGTCATATTCCGCCTGGATCAGCTCAATCGCATGCGGCAAAGTGCAATAACGTCCATTTTTATATTTGCGCAGGAACCAGATCACTGCCGTTACAAAATTGATGGCACTCTCCACAAAAAAATCGCCCTGCTTTTTAATCCAGTCCCTGTTCAGCCCAAGCATTACTGTTCTACTGGCCTCAGTGGCATCGGTAATATCTTCCATACTCTGCGGATCCAGCGGATTACAACGGTGGTAGATCCTGTCAAAATCTATCACCCAGAAGGTGGGTTTAATCTTATAATTACCCTTGTATTTCAGCAATGCATTATAGGCAATGATCGAAAGATCGTCGAACTTGAAATCGTACAAAAACATCGAAAAACCCTTGCGGATATGCTGGGTGATCACATGGCGGATCACAAAATAACTCTTTCCAGACCGCACCCTGATCCGGGGGTACCCGTAACGAGCAGCCCCCGGAAAGGATTAATGATATTGATGTAAGACTTTCTGATTTTTCCTTTTAAATTGTACCTGGCTGGCAGGTTGACCGAATATTCATTCTCCAGCAACCGCTCTTCCTGCGGGAAGGTTTCATTCTCGCTGTTGAATACATCGGTGTTGATAGCGGACTTGATCAACCGGGAAAGCATGGCACCTCCGGAAAGCATCAAAAGATAACCAGTAGAAGTTGTCAGGAAATAAAGCCCAGCAATTAGCTGAGCCCCAAATCCCAACCTAAAAACGAAATAGGCTGCAAAATAAGATACCAGCCCTATCACCAGATAAAGCGTAATATCCTTTTTCCGGATCTTTTCATCCTTCCTGCCTTTCACACCCAACAGCGAAATCGCCAAACACAATAATGCCGCAAGTTTTGGCACCCAAAAACCATCAAAAAGCCCGGTCCTGGAAAGATGCAAAATCAGTCTGTCGGTAATCCCTGCTGTAAAACCCCATATCTTAAAAGCTAAATAACAGCTCATATAAAAATGGATGCTTAAAATAAACAGACTGATGAGCCTGGTAAAATCAGTAATCTTACGCAACCCTTGCGTATCCTCTCCTGTATTCATGTTTTCTGTTTAAAATTTGAGTGCATGCTGCTGCGTTTTTCGTTTTTTCCGTTTTTTGTTCCGCAGGGCTGGTGAAATGGGATCGAATTCTGGCCGGACCAAAAGCAGATCCAATAATGTATCTGATGGTTCAGCCAATAGCTGTGGCGAAACATTCTGGTTCTGTTCCTGAGCTGAAACAGCCCGTACCTTCTCCTGTTTATCTTTTTGCCCGGCCATCGCGAGCCGCTCCTCTAGATTCCCATTCTTCTGCGTATTGGCATAAGTAAAACTCTCGCGATTCTGTCTCTGGTAAGCAAACATTTCATCAAAGGCCTTCCTTTATTGTTACCCGTTTCGCTTGCTGAAATATTGATAAACATAGCCTATAGACTTTCGATCTGTTTACGCGTCAGTTCTGCCAGTTCTTCCTTTTCCCTGGTTTTAAACGTGCCCAGTTCTTCACGTGCTTTGATATAAATGTTTAATAGCTGTAATATCTTAATCTTCAAATTTTCCCGCGATTCCATTTTCTGCGCGATGAGCTTGATCAGCCGATCATTATCCTGAGCTGTTTTCAAAAACAGCTCCTGGTTTTTAACCAGGGTTTTATTGGCATTAAGCACCTGCTCATTGAAGAATTTGACGATATCCTTTTGATTGGTAATCATCTTATCTACACCCTGCTTGATCGGAACCAACAATAAGTCTTCCTGCGCGCGGATAAAAGCCATATAACTTTTATGCCCCTTGGCAAGCGCAACCTTTAACAGTTCGTCGTTCAGGTCAGTCGGATCCTTTTTATTCCGGTAGAAATAATCCACCATCTGCGCGAAAACCGTCCGTTTGGGGCGGCCAAGTGCATGGCTGATTTTTTGCAGTTTATCACCCGTGACCCTGGTATATTTTATGGCATTCAGGTTTTCCATTGCTGTTTTGTCGTTGAACGGGAATTCTTTAAAGATATCCTTTATTGGCCCTGGCGGTACTTTCAGTCTATCAAAGAATTCCCGGAGAATTCTACCAATGCCCCTATAGCTCGCTATAGAGGCAATAAGTAGGGCCTAGCCCAACTTCCGCTTGCTCCTTTTCTTTTAAGGAGAAAAGGACTAACGGCGAGAAACCCGAGCCGGTGCTTTAAACTGAAATGAACTGTTTTATCTTTAGGATTTTGCAATAACCATATCAGTAAGTAGCGGTTTACCCAGTTCATTGGCTTCAACGGTCAGCACCAGTTCGGTTCCGAATGGCAGATACCGTACCTCTGTTTCGCCAGCCATGTATCTACCTTGGTTAGCCGATTTACGGTAAACCGATAGTGTTATCTTTTTATGGGAATCTACCAGCGTAAAAAAACAGTTGATCGTCAGGCCACTTTTCGACCATAACATAAAGTCGAGCTTAGCGGCATAGGTGCCGAGTGGCACTTGTTCTTTGGCATAAGAATAGTTTTTAGGATCATGTCCTGCTTCCAAAGCAGGAAAGAATTCCAGTACGGTTGTTTCCATATTGTTTTGAATTTGTTACCCAAAATTGGCATGTAAAAAATGTATGCTATCCAATGTTGGAAAGGTTGGCTCTAAAACCATATAGATTTCATAATACAAAGGAAAATATCGAGCAAATTATTATCTAATAAATTATACGTTTTTATATATATTTGAGGTTTACTATTTTTATGCCGCCCTCAAAAAAACCAAATATCTCTGCTTTAGCTTTTAAATTTCTACAAGAAAAGGACCCGTATACTTTTTTGGCTTCGCTGAGGAATACAATTCCTGCATCACAATACGGAGTTTTTGTTGACGAAATCCTTAAACGTCCAGCTCTTTTAGAAAAAATAGCAATTTTTAGAGAGCACCCTGCCTATACTGATCTTCAAGAATCTAGAACATTGCCTCCAATTGACCCTTACAAGGAACTAAGCTGGATGAAAGCCTTCCTGATCAGATCAGTTTCGCGTCTTCAGAATTTTATCATTTATTCTGAAAACTTCTCAAAAGAATTTATCAGTGGAAAGTTCACGGAAGCCTCAACTACACTGGAAAAGATAGAAAATGAATATGGCTGTTCGATTTGGCTGATTAAAAACAAAATGGCTCTAATCCAGTTCAGTCAGGGATTACAGGCACAAAAAGCTTATGCCGATCTGATCAAAAATAACATAGAACATACTGGAATCATAGCATATTTAACCTATTGGATAAGCTTGAGAAATGAAGATTCAGTGACTGCAAGCAGGTATGAGCAACAATTCGAGCAGAACTTTCGTCAATGGGGAGAAAAAACTAAGAATGATCTAGGTATTTATATCAGATTCCATCTGCTTGCAGATGAGTCTGGCAGCCCGCAAGAAGCAATAGACTTGCCAAGGATAGACCAATCGAGATCTCTTATCGATTTCTATGAGTCTTTTATTTATCTCTGTCGATCCTGTGCAGTATCAAACTCTGAACTAAAATCAAGCATACTATTCATTATTAAGGCTTTACAAGAAAAAATGAAGGATCAGCGATTAGATTTTCTCTCCGCATTGATCGCAAACGAATACAAAGATACATGTGAAAGTGATATCGCCTTTGAAGTGTATGACCTTTACATACAAGGTAATATTGAAAAAGCTAATGCATTGGCCAAGGAGGGGATAGAACTTACACCAGGAGATCCTTATCTGATATTTCTTCTTGCTTTTACTGATGCATTGCTTTCAGATAGCAAACTGCATGAATTGGGTATCGCAGATGTTCCTGAACCAAATCAGGATACACTTCATCCTGGCAGTATCTCTCCTGGTGCCATGATACAAAAAGCTTTGTTCGATTTGTTTACCAAAGGATTGGGTAACCAGGCTACTCAAAACACTATAGAAAAATCTTTTGATAACTTTGCCAGTTTTCCCTGGGCAGGAGTATTCCCCATGGCCGCGTTCTTTGTTGCTCCAGACAAAATCTCCCAAAGCCTCACTTTAGGGCACCAAATCAAATATGGCCATGCGCACCCTCTGTTGATTAAGGTGGCGCAAAACAGTGAACTACTTTCTTCTTCTTTAGAAGGTTTTTTAAGCTCTAAAAAGGATATTGGTTTAAGATTTGCATCTTACCCGGACAGTTTAGACAACACAAAGGTTATCGCAGAAGAAATTTATCTAAAAAAAGGAACTGACAGTTACCTTTTGGGTGAGACGGACAGTGCAATTACCTATGCGGAATACCTAACAGTCTCTCAATATAGCCATTTTAGACGGTTAGGTATGCAAATGATGTCCAACTCTCTTCTGAAGGCTGGCCGCATTAGCGAGGTTTGCTGTTATATTTCCAAAAAATATGTTCTTGATGATTCTATTGCCGATCTTTTTCCACTCGCCGAACTCGCAAAAATTTTGGATCCAAAGTTAAAGGAATGGAAAATGGTCAACGATAAAATCTCACTTTCCATCGTAATTGATATGATTCTTAAGTACTCTGCTGATACTGAAGAATCATATAGAGCATTTGCATACGAGGACTTTCTTCTTCTTAACGGACATGAAAGACCTTCGCAGCTCGAATATGATGGTTCTAGCGAAATGATATACTATTTGAGGTACATCTGCATACAATCCATAATGGATATTTCTACTGAATTTGATACCCCTGAGGATGTTGAAAAAGAAAGGTTGGCCGTCCTACGGAAACTTCTAGTAATAGACATTGACAATTCTGAGGAATATGAATTGGAAATTAAGAAGATCGTCAGAAAACAGGTTATCAGACAAAAAATGCTGGAGATGGAACAAAATAAGATTTATGTCGATCTGGAAAAGTTCCGTAACTGGGCAAACAAAGAAATAAGGGAAAACTTTTTACGATATCAGGTCTATTTAAAAAATGGGCTGGGACTCGATGCTCAAAAACAATCACACGAAGCGAAAGCAAAAGCCTATGATGACGATCCGACTGCACTTTTAACTATGGCAGTTCCTATCAATGAACCATTTTCATTATTGAGATCGATTTTAATTGAAATTCTTGAGGGTTATAGCTCCTCATCAGAATTTGGTCTCGATAGGTATCTGAGTACAAGGTTAAGACATGGTGCAATAGAAAACCAGCTTAGAAAGTTTATGTCTAAAAATCATCTTATAACTAAAAAAGAGAGTAAGAATGGTGTTTACAAAAAGAATTTTCACTGGCTTGAAAAACTGGGCGCAGATCTATACAATTCCAGAGATTTAGATCCTATATTCAGAAAATTTTCAGAGAAATATGACAAGCTTATCGAAACTATAATATATGAATGGATCGTGATCAACAAGGGAAATAATGACAAGGCCCTTTTTATGCCTCCGCTAAGAGATGGTGAGGTCGCACTGATCCAGTCAAAACTATCTCCCAATACATCCTTCACGCAGTTCATGGACATTGTAATTAGCTATATGGAAGAGCGGTTAACTGGAGCACTTTTCCTTGTACGGGATAAATTAAACAATGATGCTAAACCTGAGGTAATCAAGATGCTTAACAATCTGCAGAATCAAGTGGCCAGAGGTGGAGTTATAAGTGACCTTGACAACGCAATCCACACGTGTAGAACTCAGGTACAACCTGTTTTTGAGCGAATCAGTGACTGGTTTACGCCAGCAAGTTCATTTGAAAACACAGAGTTTCCACTTGAAGATGCAATCAGTGTGGCCGAAGCAATTGTGCAAGACACTACACCAAACTTTTCGGTAAAATATACAATCGTAACCCAAAGACCCGACCCCATCAAAATCAATAAGTTACCGATATTCTTCGATATCATGACAAATGCATTCGAAAATGTAGTAAAAAGATCAGGTTTAGAAATCCCTCATGTTGACATTGAGATTTCTGTTAAGCAAGAAGAAGATGAAGAACTCCTCTCCCTTTTCCTTCGTAACGAACTCGGTGCGGATGTTAATCTTCAGAATTTGGAAAAAATCTTAGAAGCTAAAAGGCAAAAAATTGCAGAGAATAATTATCATTCAGAAATAACAAAGGAGAATGGAACCGGTTTGTTTAAGATTTTACAGAGTTTGAAAGATCTCAACCAATCTCCTAATTATCAAGTATCCATTGACTTCGGCATAATCGATAGAATTTACTTTTTAAATTTGACTCTCCCACCGGTCAAAAAAACAACCGATCCACAATAAAAAAATGGAAAAGATGAAGATATTAATAGTTGAAGATGACGATGATAAGCGGGTGCAGATAACAAAATTCGCATCTGAGGAAATCCATTCGAACTATGTTGAGGCTAAATCACTTCAAAGTGCCGTAAAATGTGTTATCCAAGAACGTTTTGACCTTATCCTTCTAGATATGACGATGACAACTTTCGATATTTCAAAGGGCCACCAAGGTGGGCGTCCCCAATCCTATGCAGGAAAGGAACTTTTACTGCAGATGGTAAGGCGTGGAATCAATTTTCCCGTAATAGTGATAACACAATTCGATGTTTTTGAACCTAAAGGTGAAAAAATAACACTAGAGCAACTTGATCGCGATCTGTTAGAGCAGTTTCCTGAAATTTATTTAGGAGCTGTCCACTTCAACGTCAAGTATGATGACTGGCGTGAGAAGGTAAAACAGATTATAAATTATAATAAACTAAAAAATGTTTAAGATACTTATTGTTGAAGATGAGCCGCAAAAAATTAAATCTGTATACAGGCTACTAGAAAAAGTTATAGAGCTTGATACGGATAATGATGTAATTGATGTGATGGATTCCAATGAGGCTAAAAAACTTATGAAGACTGCACATTTTGATATGCTCATTCTTGACATCGCCATTCCACTGAAAAAATCCGGGGAATTAGACCCTTTGGGTGGAGTAAAGCTATTAGATGAAATTCTACAACGGGAAAGCATATACAAAATCCCAACACACATCATCGGACTTTCCGCAAAGTCGGATTCTTTTGAAGCAGCCAATGAGAAATTCGGAAAGGACACTCTTACAATCATAAAGTACGAACAGAATTCTGATGACTGGGAGACTTCGCTATTGAGTGGGATTCAACATAGAGTGACTTCAAAACAGAAACAACAGTATACACAACAGAATTATAGTTATGATGCAGCCATTATCTGCGCACTGGGAGAGGAACTAAAGGCCAATCTTGAAAACGGATGGTCATGGAAAATTATTGATGCCCTTTCCCATGACGATACAATTTATCATGAGGCAACTGTACCGGGAAATCCAGCGAAAAAAGTGATTGCTGCGCACGCTATGCGTATGGGAATACCAGCTACTACTACTCTGGCAACGAAGATGGTCTATGATTTTCGACCAAGAGTTATGATCATGACCGGAATTATGGCAGGCGTCTCCAGCAAGACAAATCTGGGGGACACAATTTTAGGAAATCCAATCTGGGACTGGGGCAGTGGCAAATGGACAACTGAAATAAATGATAATGCCAAAATTTCATCAAGCGTTTTCCAAATCGAACCCTTTCAGTATAAACCAGACACACGAACAGTCAAGTATTCATCGCTAATCGAAATGGATAAGAATTTTTTCTTTGAAATTAGAAACAGATTCAAAGGGACCAAACCAGACTATGACATAAAGTTATTGGCCGGCCCCATTGCCTCGGGAGCATCAGTGCTTGCTAACAAGTCCAAATTCAATGAAATTTTGGAACAGAATAGAAAACTTCTTGGAATTGAAATGGAAGGTTATGGATTGATGTGTGCAGCTGATTCTGTTGCAGCGCCAAAGCCAACCGCACTGTGCATAAAGACCGTTGTAGATTTTGGAGATAAGGGAAAATCTGATGACTTTCACGATTTTGGATGTTATGCTTCGGCGATGATTGCAAAAAAAATACTCGAAGATCACTTTTTTAAAGAAAATAAGTAAAAAGAAGTCGCATTACTTGACCACCAACCAAGGTAGAACTTTACATCATCCCCTCATCTAAAAAACTATAAAACCCGTACCTGGAAACAATCAGATGGTCATGCACACTAATCCCCAAGATATCCCCACCAGACTTCAGTTTCCTGGTTAAAGCGAGGTCAGCATCACTCGGAGACAATTCCCCACTTGGATGATTATGTGCCAATATAATTGCACTCGCACAGGCCTTGAGCGCTACCGCAAAGATCACCTTGGGATCAGCAACCGTTCCCGAAAACCCGCCTTGTGAGACATTCACCACACCCAATACCCTACCTCTCCTGTTGAGCAAAATCACTTTAAACTCTTCGACAAGCTCCAGCCTTCCATCATCCCAACGGTCCATCAAAACCTCATTCGCTCCCCTAGAAGAAGTAATCTGTGGCAACTCTGCCATTTTCAATGCCGGACGGTAACTGATCTCAATCTCTGCTACTTTAAAACTTAAATTTTCCATAATCTTTCTGATTTAATTATGGAACCCAGCAAGGTTCAGCTTCTGCCAAAGCAAAAGGAGGAACGGAATAAATGGGCCAGCGGGCAAAGGCTACAGGAGCGTTTATGCCGGAAATTCCTTTGCGTGCCAGAAATGAACCTTAAATTGGTCAGAATTGAATAAGAAAAGTACCTGTCTTAAAAAAAGTTAAAATTTCTTACTGTGAAATGGATTGCATGTGTAAAAGCGTCTATGGAAGGCAAAAGCAGATCTCAGTAATATCATCTTCAAAAATATTTGAAGCTGTTACTATAATTTTACACCACTAATGTTCGCTATTGAGAAACAGCACTCTCATGTACCTTCTACGCTACCGCAAAACCACATTAGAATAAGCGACAGCTCGCAAAAAGTCACATTATCAAATATTCACTCATCAAATATCAGGTCCTAAATGGTTTAAGATTCAGCAAGTTATCAACACACGGGCGAGATAACCACCGATGTTATTTTAGTTTTTGCATTGTTACTTTTTTGATATAAAAACCTGATTTACAGATACATGTATTTTCTGTATCGGCAAATAACCCCAAAAAACAACCACTAATTTCGACAACTTACGACAATTAATCGCTTGATTGTTAATAAGTTATGTTAATATTTCCACTTGAATTTCTTGGAAGTTTACCACTATTTTTCGCATTTTTGTTGCTCATTTGTTGCTCGAGCGACTCAAATTTTTCCCAAAAAAATCATGGGTGAAATGATGTCGCTTATCGACACTTAACGACACTAAAAAACATTAAACGGTACTAATAGCCCACTATTTTAGGGGGAAATTACCACTGATGTTTAGGCGTCTAAATTCCTGTCGACTTGCAGCAAATGCAGCAAAAAAGGATGAAATGAGTAGCAATATAACAGTTGAGCGAATCTGCGAACACTGCGGTAAGACATTCTTGGCGAAGACTACGGTCACTAAGTACTGCAGCCTGAACTGTAACAGGAGGCACTACAAACAAAAAATCCGAAATCTAAAGATTTCTGCCAGCAATGAACAAACGCTTAGTACCCGTACAAAAGCGATCAATGACCAGCCCGCAGAGTTCCTTACGGTGAAACAGGCTGCGCGCCTGCTTCATTGCAGTGAGAGGATTATTTATCAGCAGATCAAGAATGCCAGGATTAAAGCAATCCAGTTCAGCGAACGGAAAACACTAATCAAAAGGAAGCATCTGGATAAGGCATTTAAAAAGGTCGATTTTCAGCCAATCCAACCTGCTGAAAGAACTAAAAACCCTGCGATGGTTTACTGCATAAGTATGACTGAGGCCCAACAGCATTTTGGTATATCAGAAAAAGCACTTTATGACCTGGTCAAACGGAATGATCTTGAAGTATTCTCTAACGGAAAATAAATCATCATATACATACTATAAAGTAAGCCATTCCATAAATTTTTCAGCTATGGATTGTGTATTTCAGTAAAAGTGGTTCATCATGGTTTACACAAAGAATATTTTTCTTTGCGTAACTTTATACACCAGTATCATAATTTAATTCATTGTTATCATTTATTTTGTTGTACCATGCGGAGAAAGTACTGCTTTTTTTGAATCCTAGTTCCGCCGATAATTGCTTAACAGTCTTTTCACTTCCCGACAACATT
Proteins encoded in this region:
- a CDS encoding helix-turn-helix domain-containing protein; the encoded protein is MSSNITVERICEHCGKTFLAKTTVTKYCSLNCNRRHYKQKIRNLKISASNEQTLSTRTKAINDQPAEFLTVKQAARLLHCSERIIYQQIKNARIKAIQFSERKTLIKRKHLDKAFKKVDFQPIQPAERTKNPAMVYCISMTEAQQHFGISEKALYDLVKRNDLEVFSNGK
- a CDS encoding response regulator; its protein translation is MKILIVEDDDDKRVQITKFASEEIHSNYVEAKSLQSAVKCVIQERFDLILLDMTMTTFDISKGHQGGRPQSYAGKELLLQMVRRGINFPVIVITQFDVFEPKGEKITLEQLDRDLLEQFPEIYLGAVHFNVKYDDWREKVKQIINYNKLKNV
- a CDS encoding JAB domain-containing protein, producing MENLSFKVAEIEISYRPALKMAELPQITSSRGANEVLMDRWDDGRLELVEEFKVILLNRRGRVLGVVNVSQGGFSGTVADPKVIFAVALKACASAIILAHNHPSGELSPSDADLALTRKLKSGGDILGISVHDHLIVSRYGFYSFLDEGMM
- a CDS encoding response regulator; the protein is MFKILIVEDEPQKIKSVYRLLEKVIELDTDNDVIDVMDSNEAKKLMKTAHFDMLILDIAIPLKKSGELDPLGGVKLLDEILQRESIYKIPTHIIGLSAKSDSFEAANEKFGKDTLTIIKYEQNSDDWETSLLSGIQHRVTSKQKQQYTQQNYSYDAAIICALGEELKANLENGWSWKIIDALSHDDTIYHEATVPGNPAKKVIAAHAMRMGIPATTTLATKMVYDFRPRVMIMTGIMAGVSSKTNLGDTILGNPIWDWGSGKWTTEINDNAKISSSVFQIEPFQYKPDTRTVKYSSLIEMDKNFFFEIRNRFKGTKPDYDIKLLAGPIASGASVLANKSKFNEILEQNRKLLGIEMEGYGLMCAADSVAAPKPTALCIKTVVDFGDKGKSDDFHDFGCYASAMIAKKILEDHFFKENK
- a CDS encoding DUF805 domain-containing protein; its protein translation is MFKAPLSFYGRIRRTEFALTQILYMITYFFVLVFENNKAVGSWIVIILLLPIYLLISQGAKRCHDLGRSGWWQLVPFYGLMMFFAAGDFGPNQYGDNPKGEGNADYDEFGYDFKTGKMMGAEGSEPSQALREIKPD
- a CDS encoding BfmA/BtgA family mobilization protein, which encodes MENLNAIKYTRVTGDKLQKISHALGRPKRTVFAQMVDYFYRNKKDPTDLNDELLKVALAKGHKSYMAFIRAQEDLLLVPIKQGVDKMITNQKDIVKFFNEQVLNANKTLVKNQELFLKTAQDNDRLIKLIAQKMESRENLKIKILQLLNIYIKAREELGTFKTREKEELAELTRKQIESL
- a CDS encoding outer membrane lipoprotein-sorting protein, with protein sequence MNFPKIISILLLSAFGSVTLRAQEAAKPDPTVIVKDCIEAMGGETFLRSITTLYTDIKTETEGREVNYITREMLPNKGSFKIVYKGRTVFQNWFDGKKAFETVNGAVKKADLAEFKDKFDRKNIFNELDWIRPELWTLKFLNEEKLGLKDCYKIKATRKSGLVELLYFDKETKLLQRDDKVEDVNKNSFSTTIYLNYQKYSGLTFASEMKIGNKNSLQALNVVELKINSDVSETDFKP
- a CDS encoding LytTR family DNA-binding domain-containing protein gives rise to the protein MELTSIAIDDEPQALAEIGELLSLTPGINLRATFNNVNDAIHNLQEFGPVDIVFCDISMPVTDGIKGAKMLKVYCDHLVYITAHRNYAEEAFHEGASGYLVKPINHERLIEKVEQLKETQEKNRRIEYSEKKFAFITGKTKHSFIQVFYSEIIYFEALLNHIKIITTRNTEITYIGLKQLERDLMRHPDFIRIGKSHMISINYLKKVEGNMAFMSNGECLSVGEKYRNAFTAILRKGMLSGG